From the genome of Halobellus litoreus, one region includes:
- a CDS encoding acyl-CoA dehydrogenase family protein yields the protein MKSDILTPTVVPEGARELKTRARSFAEEQMAPVAGEYFASAEYPVDVVEAAHDAGLVAQEIDAEYGGPGRSLDEIVATVEEFFRADAGLGLGIVSQSFGTEILQEFGTDAQKEEYLRAVAAGEKRTGMAISEPDTGSDLAGMEATARLDGDQWVLNGEKYWIGNGVSGDYITVYAKTEDTDDRHGNHSLLIVPTDAPGYEAEPIPEKMAYRASEQAHIVFDDCRVPAENLVGERGRGFKMVAEFFNTGRVRVAAHGIGLAAAAIEEAWEFVHGREEFGRQVADFQSVQHDLAEMRMEFESARALLWQAVENVMAGEDAERWAAMAKAKATEVAAECAETSMKLHGGRALLDDERITRVYRDVRMPMTYEGVGAVQRDLIYRNY from the coding sequence ATGAAATCAGACATACTTACGCCGACCGTCGTTCCGGAGGGTGCACGCGAACTGAAGACCCGTGCGCGGTCGTTCGCTGAGGAACAGATGGCCCCCGTCGCGGGCGAGTACTTCGCGTCCGCCGAGTACCCCGTCGACGTCGTTGAGGCCGCGCACGACGCCGGGCTGGTGGCCCAGGAGATCGACGCCGAGTACGGCGGCCCCGGTCGGTCGCTCGACGAGATCGTCGCGACCGTCGAGGAGTTCTTCCGCGCGGACGCCGGCCTCGGACTCGGGATTGTCAGCCAGAGCTTCGGCACCGAGATCCTCCAGGAGTTCGGCACGGACGCGCAGAAAGAAGAGTACCTCCGCGCCGTCGCCGCGGGCGAGAAACGGACCGGGATGGCCATCTCCGAACCCGACACCGGCAGCGACCTCGCGGGGATGGAGGCGACCGCCCGTCTGGACGGCGACCAGTGGGTTCTGAACGGAGAGAAGTACTGGATCGGCAACGGCGTCTCGGGCGACTACATCACCGTCTACGCGAAGACGGAAGACACCGACGACCGCCACGGCAACCACTCGCTTCTCATCGTCCCGACCGACGCGCCGGGGTACGAGGCCGAACCGATCCCCGAGAAGATGGCCTATCGGGCCTCCGAGCAGGCACACATCGTCTTCGACGACTGCCGCGTGCCGGCGGAGAACCTCGTGGGCGAGCGCGGCAGGGGCTTCAAGATGGTCGCCGAGTTCTTCAACACCGGTCGGGTTCGGGTCGCGGCCCACGGGATCGGCCTCGCCGCGGCCGCCATCGAGGAGGCCTGGGAGTTCGTCCACGGCCGCGAGGAGTTCGGCCGGCAGGTGGCGGACTTCCAGTCCGTGCAGCACGACCTCGCGGAGATGCGGATGGAGTTCGAGAGCGCCCGCGCGCTCCTGTGGCAGGCGGTCGAGAACGTGATGGCGGGCGAGGACGCCGAGCGCTGGGCCGCGATGGCGAAGGCGAAGGCCACGGAGGTCGCCGCCGAGTGCGCCGAGACGTCGATGAAGCTCCACGGGGGGCGAGCGCTCTTAGACGACGAACGCATCACCAGAGTCTACCGCGACGTCCGGATGCCGATGACCTACGAGGGCGTCGGCGCGGTCCAGCGCGATCTCATCTACCGGAACTACTGA
- a CDS encoding Zn-ribbon domain-containing OB-fold protein, which translates to MNEHDDETEHDSKHRAETDGGTDRDVVEIPKTVELPRLLDFYELQNQETTEIVEFYDNLRDGQLTTTQCEECGELHFPPRIVCPECRSEDLEYVDLPHEGELFAFSTVRAGAPMGMEDEVPFVTGIVDLGDVQLSARIDDAEYDDLAIGDPVELKIVEIDGPVDHERVFYRFEPQE; encoded by the coding sequence ATGAACGAACACGACGACGAAACCGAACACGACTCGAAGCACAGAGCGGAGACGGACGGCGGCACCGACAGGGACGTCGTCGAGATCCCGAAGACGGTCGAGTTGCCTCGACTGCTGGACTTCTACGAGCTACAGAACCAGGAAACGACCGAGATCGTCGAGTTCTACGACAACCTCCGGGACGGACAGTTGACGACGACGCAGTGCGAGGAGTGCGGCGAACTACACTTCCCGCCGCGGATCGTCTGTCCGGAGTGTCGGAGCGAGGACTTGGAGTACGTCGACCTCCCGCACGAGGGGGAGCTGTTCGCGTTCTCGACGGTTCGAGCGGGCGCGCCGATGGGGATGGAAGACGAGGTCCCGTTCGTCACGGGGATCGTCGACCTCGGCGACGTGCAGTTGTCCGCGCGGATCGACGACGCGGAGTACGACGACCTCGCCATCGGCGATCCGGTCGAACTAAAAATCGTCGAGATCGACGGTCCGGTCGACCACGAACGGGTTTTTTACCGGTTCGAACCACAGGAATAG
- a CDS encoding long-chain fatty acid--CoA ligase has product MQDYELTITKFLQRAVDLFDHKEIVSKLADGSIHRYTYADAYDRICRLAHALDDYGLDQGDRVSVMAVNHYRHYELYFGPSCSGRSIHTTNHRLPEHHLVEIINEAEDRMLFVDPEFLDTVEAIAPDLETVEQYVVLDSEVPETELDDVVDYESFISGYATDYDWPELDEEREFALCYTSGTTGLPKGVQYRHRRMFLHTLVHGHVDVFGVGESDTVMPVVPMFHVNGWGFPYSGTFYGSKLVLPGQHTSPQAVADLIAAEDVTVAAAVPTVWIEMDSYLESAEGEPLDTLDRVLTGGSAPPASLMQKYEEVYEAPIYQGYGMTEASPHLANTFETTEMRDLPEEQRYELKRKAGIPAPGARIRLRDTDGEPVPHDGETPGEIHARSPWLTDGYFKRPEANESSFSEDGWFKTGDVGTIDQYGYLDIVDRIDDAIKSGGEWISSVELENSLIDAAGVAEAAVVSVPHEKWQERPVAFVVVEDPSVDEEALRDHLLDTFPKWWLPDVFRFVDEIPKTTTHKFNKKTLRDQFVDKHGELPLED; this is encoded by the coding sequence ATGCAAGATTACGAACTCACGATCACGAAGTTCCTGCAGCGGGCGGTCGACCTCTTCGACCACAAGGAGATCGTCTCGAAACTCGCGGACGGCTCGATCCACCGGTACACGTACGCGGACGCGTACGACCGGATCTGTCGGCTCGCCCACGCGCTCGACGACTACGGGCTCGACCAGGGGGACCGCGTCTCGGTGATGGCGGTCAATCACTACCGCCACTACGAACTGTACTTCGGTCCCTCCTGCAGCGGTCGAAGCATCCACACGACCAACCACCGACTGCCGGAACACCACCTCGTGGAGATCATCAACGAGGCCGAAGACCGGATGCTGTTCGTCGATCCCGAGTTCCTCGACACCGTCGAAGCCATCGCCCCCGATCTCGAAACCGTCGAACAGTACGTCGTCCTCGACAGCGAGGTTCCGGAGACGGAGCTCGACGACGTCGTGGACTACGAGTCGTTCATCTCGGGCTACGCCACCGACTACGACTGGCCGGAACTCGACGAGGAGCGGGAGTTCGCCCTGTGTTACACGTCGGGCACGACCGGCCTCCCGAAGGGCGTCCAGTACCGCCACCGGCGGATGTTCCTCCACACGCTCGTTCACGGCCACGTCGACGTCTTCGGGGTCGGCGAGAGCGACACCGTGATGCCGGTGGTGCCGATGTTCCACGTCAACGGCTGGGGCTTCCCCTACTCGGGGACGTTCTACGGGTCGAAGCTCGTCCTCCCGGGGCAGCACACGTCGCCGCAGGCGGTCGCGGACCTGATCGCCGCCGAGGACGTGACCGTCGCCGCGGCGGTCCCGACCGTCTGGATCGAGATGGACAGCTACCTCGAGTCCGCCGAGGGCGAACCGCTCGACACCCTCGACCGCGTCCTCACGGGCGGGAGCGCACCCCCGGCGTCGCTGATGCAGAAGTACGAGGAGGTGTACGAGGCACCGATCTACCAGGGCTACGGAATGACCGAGGCGTCGCCGCACCTGGCGAACACCTTCGAGACGACAGAGATGCGGGACCTCCCCGAGGAGCAGCGCTACGAACTCAAGCGGAAGGCCGGCATTCCCGCGCCGGGCGCGCGGATTCGACTGCGCGACACGGACGGGGAACCCGTCCCGCACGACGGAGAGACGCCGGGTGAGATCCACGCGCGGTCGCCGTGGCTCACCGACGGCTACTTCAAGCGCCCGGAAGCGAACGAGTCGTCGTTCTCCGAGGACGGGTGGTTCAAGACCGGCGACGTCGGGACCATCGATCAGTACGGGTACCTCGACATCGTCGACCGCATCGACGACGCGATCAAGAGCGGCGGGGAGTGGATCTCGTCGGTCGAACTGGAGAACTCGCTCATCGACGCTGCGGGCGTCGCCGAGGCGGCCGTCGTCAGCGTCCCCCACGAGAAGTGGCAGGAACGACCGGTGGCGTTCGTCGTGGTCGAGGACCCCAGCGTCGACGAGGAGGCGCTCCGGGATCACCTCCTGGATACGTTCCCGAAGTGGTGGCTTCCGGACGTATTCCGTTTCGTCGATGAGATACCGAAGACGACGACGCACAAGTTCAACAAGAAGACTCTTCGCGACCAGTTCGTCGACAAGCACGGGGAATTACCCCTGGAAGACTGA
- a CDS encoding thiolase C-terminal domain-containing protein — protein MTRNVGIVGGGHTKWGVREASYKDLIQEAGKATFEDVPDVSPDDIEGLFVGSVQPERFAFQTHVAPMVAELLGVDVDSMIARTELACASGQAALRYAWLAIAAGQIDTALVLGVEKMNLPREYAAEAQTSMADVMDREFDGVNGFNAPPYFAMIAQRHMHEYDTTREQLALVAAKNKTHAASNAFAQFQQEVSVDDVVDSFELSPPLCLYDCSGVTDGAAGLILMSEEKAREVTDEAAWITGSGQACFASNSINNLPSMSAWPQATTAAEQAYDQAGIDDPVAELDVAEVHDCFSISEIVEYEDLGWVEKGEGGKFIEEGRSELDGDIAVNPRGGLLGCGHPLGATGVSQALEVFNQFRGTVEPDRQVPDPETGLIHNLSGSASVHSVMTLSRGRL, from the coding sequence ATGACGCGAAACGTCGGCATCGTCGGCGGTGGGCACACCAAGTGGGGCGTCCGCGAGGCCAGCTACAAGGATCTGATCCAGGAGGCCGGCAAGGCCACGTTCGAGGACGTTCCGGACGTCAGCCCCGACGACATCGAGGGGTTGTTCGTCGGGAGCGTCCAGCCGGAACGGTTCGCCTTCCAGACGCACGTCGCGCCGATGGTCGCGGAACTGCTCGGCGTCGACGTCGACAGTATGATCGCGCGGACCGAACTCGCCTGCGCGAGCGGCCAGGCCGCGCTCCGCTACGCGTGGCTCGCGATCGCCGCGGGGCAGATCGACACCGCGCTCGTGTTGGGCGTCGAGAAGATGAACCTCCCGCGGGAGTACGCCGCCGAGGCCCAGACCAGTATGGCCGACGTGATGGACCGCGAGTTCGACGGCGTCAACGGCTTCAACGCGCCGCCGTACTTCGCGATGATCGCCCAGCGGCATATGCACGAGTACGACACGACCCGCGAGCAACTCGCCCTCGTCGCCGCGAAGAACAAGACCCACGCCGCCTCCAACGCCTTCGCGCAGTTCCAACAGGAGGTATCCGTCGACGACGTGGTCGACTCCTTCGAGCTGTCGCCGCCGCTGTGTCTGTACGACTGCAGCGGCGTCACCGACGGCGCGGCGGGGCTGATCCTGATGAGCGAAGAGAAGGCGCGGGAGGTCACCGACGAGGCGGCCTGGATCACCGGCAGCGGCCAGGCCTGTTTCGCGAGCAACTCCATCAACAACCTCCCGTCGATGTCGGCGTGGCCGCAGGCGACGACGGCGGCCGAGCAGGCGTACGACCAGGCCGGGATCGACGACCCCGTGGCCGAACTCGACGTCGCGGAAGTCCACGACTGCTTCTCGATCAGCGAAATCGTCGAGTACGAGGACCTCGGGTGGGTCGAGAAGGGCGAAGGAGGAAAGTTCATCGAGGAGGGCCGCAGCGAACTCGACGGCGACATCGCCGTCAACCCCCGCGGCGGACTGCTCGGCTGCGGACACCCGCTGGGGGCGACCGGCGTCTCCCAGGCCCTCGAAGTGTTCAACCAGTTCCGCGGGACCGTCGAGCCCGACCGCCAGGTCCCGGACCCGGAAACGGGGTTGATCCACAACCTCAGTGGCAGCGCCTCGGTGCACAGCGTGATGACCCTCTCGCGAGGTCGACTATGA